In the Bacillus sp. FJAT-42376 genome, TAAGAAAGACCGCCATGGATTCCGCTAACGGGTTCGGTTTCGAAGTGAAAAATTCGTATTTGCAAAGCTTTTCGCACGGTAATTAACAGTTGAATTTACAGAACACTTTAGCAGTAAAATTAGCACGAAAAAAGCTCGGAGTCATTATGCTCTGAGCTTTCTTTGTTGCAGCAAATTTTGAAGATAAGCACCCTTTAGTTGAAGAAGAAATAAGTGACACTACAAGCAGAGCGTCTCATCCAATTTCTGAATCTTGGAGTGGGAAATTAAAAAAACATTGCCTAAAATGTCGATTTTGTCTCCCTTTACACGTACAGCACAATCTTTGTTCGAAGCATAAATGTTTATTTCCTCCGATAGGGGAGATAGTTCACTTTGGACAAACGTAATGTTATTTTCGAGATCAAAATGAGAAAGGACGGAAAATTTGTCAAGACCAATTCCGTCGTAAACAGAGCTCATTTCAACTTTATATCCAAAGTTTTTCGAGCATAACCATTTTGCGGACATATTGATTGCACCAGCACTTGCTCCAATCACAACGCCGCTGCTTTTTTTAATCGAATCCGATAATTCATATTCCATCAAAAAACCATTTTGTTTAAGAG is a window encoding:
- a CDS encoding Type 1 glutamine amidotransferase-like domain-containing protein, which translates into the protein MKTHYYLGWFNDFFPENLGSVLQADITDRKSLAMISSNPSIYEDNGATEQSWLDQAGIIFDEYHLINYHVQKEDAQTIIQNASVIFLLGGNTLKQNGFLMEYELSDSIKKSSGVVIGASAGAINMSAKWLCSKNFGYKVEMSSVYDGIGLDKFSVLSHFDLENNITFVQSELSPLSEEINIYASNKDCAVRVKGDKIDILGNVFLISHSKIQKLDETLCL